The segment attatataaataataattaatcgCCAAAAGAGATTTTCTTTGGTAAAGTCCAAAAGAGAGTATATAAAGCACGTTCCAAATACACATCGACTCAATACTTAGTGACTACTCAAAAATGCCAATCACCACCAGCCCTCAAAGCTTCACCAGCTTCGCTAATGGCTGGCTTATCCGTCAcaggcatttcgtcgaacagcTTGCGTGCGCTTCTTCCTCCGACGAAACTAACCGCATCACTCTCCAAGACCAACAATTTCTCGTGACCCAGTTCCTCTCTCACTGTCTCCAATACTACCAAGCCAAATCCTCCGCCGTCTCCGTCGCCGGAGACAACGTTTTCACTTTCTTCTCCCCGCCGTGGTTCACCTCATATGCAAGACTCATCCTCTGGGTCGGAGACTTCAAGCCTTCGCTGGTGTTCAAACTCACGGACTCCTCCGTCGACGACCTCACTCGCCGCCAGAAAGATCGGATCTTGAGCCTCCGGGCGGAGACGAGGAGGAAAGAGAGAGACGTGATGAGAGACTTCGCGCTGGTGCAGCAGAGCGTGGCGGATCCGCCGGTGATGGCGGCGGCGAGAGGAGTGGGGGCGAGGGGGATGGTGGACGGAGAAGAGTCTGATTTGGAAGAGGCGATGGAGGTGCTTAAGAACGGGATGGCGGCGGCGATGAATGAGGCGGATGAGCTGAGGTGTGCGACGGTGGGGAGAGTTGTGGAGATTCTTACGCCGTCGCAGGCGGTTAAGGTGTTGAGGACGATCGGAGAGCTTCATCTTCGCTTGAGGGAGttagtgggtttggagagtgaGTGACCAATGATGAGAATGAACTTGCTCTGCTTCTTGAACATCAACCATGTATGATTTGGTcttaatagatttttaaaagcTTGACCATTTGGTTGTAGTGATTAAAGTGATGTCATGTTATGTTTTTCCAACATCCTATGTAGCTTATGATGTGGTGGCCATGTCATTTATAATAAGTTACTTAAATGCTGACATGTTAATTTGCTCAGTAcgtgtattttcatttttaaaagagccaaaatatataattgggAAGAAATAGCAAAAAGGAAATGAATATTTTGCTTACAGTGACAAAATTAGTATTACAAAAGTGAATTATGTAAAGCTTATGACA is part of the Brassica rapa cultivar Chiifu-401-42 chromosome A09, CAAS_Brap_v3.01, whole genome shotgun sequence genome and harbors:
- the LOC103843326 gene encoding protein RESPONSE TO ABA AND SALT 1, whose protein sequence is MPITTSPQSFTSFANGWLIRHRHFVEQLACASSSDETNRITLQDQQFLVTQFLSHCLQYYQAKSSAVSVAGDNVFTFFSPPWFTSYARLILWVGDFKPSLVFKLTDSSVDDLTRRQKDRILSLRAETRRKERDVMRDFALVQQSVADPPVMAAARGVGARGMVDGEESDLEEAMEVLKNGMAAAMNEADELRCATVGRVVEILTPSQAVKVLRTIGELHLRLRELVGLESE